The proteins below are encoded in one region of Reichenbachiella sp. 5M10:
- a CDS encoding 4-hydroxy-3-methylbut-2-enyl diphosphate reductase, whose translation MNIEIDSNSGYCFGVEYAIEMAEDELNESGSLYCLGDIVHNHMEVDRLAAKGLKIIDQADMKDLRDCKVLIRAHGEPPETYKLAIENNIELIDASCPVVLKLQNRVKGSFDQMENVEGQIVIYGKPGHAEVIGLTGQTREKAIIVMEDEDLEQIDFSRPVILYSQTTKSTKGFYRLKAMIEERITAAKGSLEVTDFKANDSICRQVSNREPSMEKFSQKHDVIIFVSGKKSSNGRALYGVCKTFNERSYFIGSEEELVLDWINPSDSIGICGATSTPMWLMERVKLYIEQQFEAQAV comes from the coding sequence ATGAACATAGAAATAGATAGTAATTCAGGATATTGTTTTGGAGTAGAATACGCCATCGAGATGGCCGAAGACGAACTCAACGAGAGTGGTTCTCTTTATTGTCTAGGAGATATCGTTCACAACCACATGGAAGTGGATCGCTTAGCCGCCAAGGGACTCAAAATCATCGATCAAGCCGACATGAAAGACCTACGCGATTGTAAAGTCCTGATTCGTGCCCATGGCGAACCACCAGAGACCTACAAGCTCGCCATCGAAAACAACATAGAACTCATTGACGCATCTTGCCCCGTCGTTTTGAAACTCCAAAACCGTGTCAAAGGGTCCTTTGACCAAATGGAGAATGTCGAAGGACAAATCGTCATCTATGGCAAACCAGGGCACGCAGAAGTCATAGGTCTCACCGGGCAAACTCGAGAAAAAGCCATCATCGTGATGGAAGACGAAGACCTAGAACAAATCGATTTTTCTCGTCCAGTCATTCTCTATAGCCAAACCACCAAAAGCACCAAAGGTTTCTATCGCCTCAAAGCCATGATCGAAGAGCGAATCACAGCAGCCAAAGGCAGTCTAGAAGTCACAGACTTCAAAGCCAATGATAGCATCTGTCGACAAGTCTCTAACCGCGAGCCCAGCATGGAGAAATTTTCGCAAAAGCACGATGTGATCATCTTCGTCAGTGGCAAAAAGAGTTCCAACGGCCGTGCATTATATGGTGTCTGCAAAACTTTCAACGAAAGAAGTTACTTCATCGGTAGCGAAGAAGAGCTCGTCTTAGACTGGATCAACCCCAGTGATTCGATCGGTATATGCGGCGCGACCTCTACGCCGATGTGGCTGATGGAGCGGGTCAAACTATATATCGAGCAGCAGTTTGAAGCACAGGCTGTGTAA
- the cmk gene encoding (d)CMP kinase: MKKIIIAIDGYSACGKSSTAKQVASKLNYRYVDTGAMYRAVTLYFMENYVDQTNPKSVEKALDKIEITFHHNEKTGKSETYLNGLNVEKRIREMEISQNVSEVSAIKAVRDDLVKQQQKMGRSKGLVMDGRDIGSVVFPEAELKIFMTADFDVRAERRQKELFDKDELVDLDDVKANLKQRDTIDTTRAESPLIRAKDSIEVDTTHMYFNEQVDHITQLADSKMLQK, translated from the coding sequence ATGAAAAAAATCATCATAGCCATCGACGGGTACTCCGCTTGCGGCAAAAGTTCGACAGCCAAGCAAGTGGCCTCAAAGCTCAACTACAGGTATGTAGACACAGGAGCGATGTATCGCGCCGTTACTTTATATTTCATGGAAAACTACGTGGATCAGACCAACCCCAAATCCGTTGAAAAGGCCCTTGATAAGATAGAAATTACTTTTCACCACAACGAAAAAACAGGCAAGAGCGAAACCTACCTCAATGGCCTCAATGTCGAAAAAAGAATACGTGAAATGGAAATCTCACAAAACGTCAGTGAGGTCAGCGCCATCAAAGCAGTCCGTGACGATCTCGTCAAACAACAACAGAAAATGGGGCGATCCAAAGGTCTCGTGATGGATGGAAGAGACATAGGTAGTGTCGTCTTCCCTGAGGCAGAACTCAAAATATTCATGACTGCAGACTTTGACGTCCGTGCCGAACGTCGACAAAAAGAACTCTTCGACAAAGATGAACTCGTAGATCTCGATGACGTCAAAGCGAATCTCAAACAACGAGACACCATCGACACCACTCGTGCCGAAAGCCCTCTAATTCGTGCCAAAGACAGCATAGAAGTCGATACAACACACATGTACTTCAACGAACAAGTCGACCACATCACCCAACTCGCCGATAGCAAGATGCTCCAGAAATGA
- a CDS encoding anti-sigma factor domain-containing protein — MKPEDYISQGDLELYSLDMLSQKEVDAVASQLANNSVRAELDEIEAGLAILSEAGSIQPPADLRAKIMAEVNTTVPQTTTSRRFPSYLMAAAISLTIISTTLAVLFWNRWQQTETTLALALQEQTLLAENTQLTRHQLSIAKEAIDLLTNPAFVTVPLQGQGITLEYTATVLWNAETKETLLHPGTLQPLPENQQYQLWSIQEGAPVDAGIFDMTGADRLLTMKNNEDPQAFAITIEPRGGSPSPTLDQMVVLGTI; from the coding sequence TTGAAACCAGAGGATTACATATCGCAAGGAGATTTGGAATTGTACAGCTTGGACATGCTTTCGCAAAAAGAAGTTGATGCCGTCGCGAGCCAATTGGCAAACAACTCGGTACGAGCCGAGCTGGATGAAATCGAAGCAGGGCTAGCCATACTATCCGAAGCAGGAAGCATACAGCCTCCTGCTGATCTCCGGGCCAAAATCATGGCAGAAGTCAACACTACGGTCCCTCAAACAACAACCTCTCGGCGGTTTCCAAGCTACCTCATGGCAGCAGCTATCTCACTGACCATCATCTCGACCACACTAGCAGTACTGTTTTGGAATCGCTGGCAACAAACCGAGACGACCCTCGCATTAGCCTTACAAGAACAAACACTCTTGGCTGAAAACACTCAACTAACGCGACATCAGTTGTCAATCGCCAAAGAAGCCATTGATCTACTGACTAACCCCGCCTTTGTGACCGTTCCACTACAAGGGCAAGGCATTACTCTGGAGTACACCGCTACGGTACTTTGGAACGCTGAGACCAAAGAAACACTCCTACACCCTGGAACTTTGCAACCACTCCCTGAAAACCAACAGTACCAACTTTGGAGCATTCAAGAAGGAGCACCTGTCGATGCTGGGATTTTTGATATGACTGGCGCTGATAGATTGCTCACAATGAAAAATAATGAAGACCCGCAAGCTTTTGCCATCACCATCGAACCTAGGGGCGGCAGTCCCTCACCAACTCTGGATCAGATGGTTGTGTTGGGGACGATCTAA
- a CDS encoding RNA polymerase sigma factor, whose product MTTSNKKHVSEDELLRLLRNKNSKGLEYLYDHYSAALYGAAYRIVQNKSFAEEVLQDAFVNVWKKIDSYDATKGRLFTWLVNIVRNKAIDKVRSAEVRKENKSDSFIDHVSSIDRGNSYEQSTDAIGLQDVLASLDEKERFVLEMIYYKGYTHAELAKEYDMPLGTVKTRLRKAILTLRQRIRIN is encoded by the coding sequence TTGACAACCTCCAATAAAAAGCACGTATCAGAAGACGAATTGCTAAGGCTGCTGCGAAACAAAAACAGCAAAGGCCTAGAGTATCTCTATGACCATTATTCTGCTGCCCTCTATGGTGCCGCCTACCGCATCGTTCAAAACAAGTCCTTTGCGGAAGAAGTCCTTCAAGATGCCTTTGTCAATGTTTGGAAAAAAATCGACAGCTACGACGCAACCAAAGGCCGCCTGTTTACTTGGCTCGTCAACATCGTGCGAAACAAAGCCATAGACAAAGTGCGCTCTGCCGAAGTACGAAAAGAAAATAAATCCGATTCGTTCATTGATCACGTATCTAGTATAGATCGTGGCAACAGCTACGAACAATCAACAGATGCCATTGGTCTCCAAGATGTACTCGCCTCACTCGACGAAAAAGAACGGTTCGTCTTGGAGATGATTTATTACAAAGGATATACCCATGCCGAACTGGCCAAAGAATATGACATGCCACTCGGTACCGTAAAAACACGGTTGAGAAAAGCGATTTTGACATTAAGACAACGAATTCGAATAAATTGA
- a CDS encoding DUF4249 domain-containing protein, whose amino-acid sequence MKNIWIHTLMVLNLALLISCDDRIYPNLESEDPVLVVDAFINDKNEEQRILVAMTQPYFDSTQIIGVTDAIVTVSYGDPATSVTFTHLENGIYTSPTGFGSVGDDFVLTITAHNESFVSTSTMNRVPPMDSVTFRYEEISGFGTEEIFYIGEFWAKDPEGAGDTYWIKAYKNGQFLGKPEEINIAYDAGIGGEGVDNLVFIVPVREGVNPYDESDDNDLGISSPYKDGDSLYVELHSITNETYEYLNEIQVQTNRPGGFGELFATPMSNVKSNLSPLDSDSETMVLGFFSVSSVSADGKKLDISQVPKED is encoded by the coding sequence ATGAAAAATATATGGATACACACCCTCATGGTTCTAAACTTGGCCTTGCTAATCTCTTGTGACGACCGCATCTATCCAAATTTAGAATCCGAAGACCCTGTCTTGGTTGTGGACGCCTTCATCAATGACAAAAATGAAGAGCAACGTATCTTGGTAGCCATGACCCAGCCTTACTTTGACAGTACGCAAATCATCGGAGTGACAGACGCCATCGTCACAGTCTCTTATGGTGATCCCGCAACCTCCGTCACTTTTACTCATTTAGAAAACGGCATCTATACTTCGCCTACTGGTTTTGGATCCGTAGGAGATGATTTTGTACTGACTATCACTGCCCACAACGAAAGCTTCGTCTCCACCTCAACCATGAACCGAGTACCGCCCATGGACAGTGTCACCTTTCGCTACGAAGAGATCTCGGGGTTTGGTACAGAAGAAATATTTTACATTGGTGAGTTTTGGGCCAAAGACCCTGAAGGAGCTGGTGATACCTATTGGATCAAAGCCTACAAGAATGGTCAGTTTTTGGGCAAACCTGAAGAAATAAACATCGCCTATGACGCAGGCATCGGAGGGGAAGGAGTCGACAACTTGGTATTCATCGTGCCCGTCCGAGAGGGGGTCAACCCCTACGACGAATCCGACGATAATGACCTAGGCATAAGCTCCCCCTATAAAGACGGAGACTCACTATATGTGGAGCTACACTCCATCACCAACGAGACCTACGAATACCTCAACGAAATCCAAGTCCAAACCAACCGGCCTGGGGGATTCGGGGAGCTCTTTGCTACACCGATGAGCAATGTCAAAAGTAACCTCAGCCCCCTAGACTCTGATTCAGAAACCATGGTATTGGGATTCTTTAGTGTGTCATCAGTCTCAGCAGATGGCAAAAAACTAGACATCTCCCAAGTACCCAAAGAGGACTAA
- a CDS encoding TonB-dependent receptor, whose translation MRKILLVHLLLGWALTGIAQDYTVSGYIKDASNGETLIGATVVVEGTSNGVVTNVYGFYSLTLPAGQYQIQARYIGYDNRTQTVDLSQSDQRLDVELSEGGTQLEEVVVSSTADDANVTDLQMSSNKLDIETITKIPSFMGEADVIRSLQLVPGVATVGEGASGFNVRGGSVGQNMVLLDEAPVYNSSHLLGFFSVFNPDAVKDVNLIKGGIPARYGGRISSVLDIRMKEGNNKKFQAQGGIGTIFSRLAIEGPLVKDKASFVLAARRSYIDVLARPFTDVFDGGAALNFYDLTLKANYNINPNNRVFVSGYLGRDNFKFDKEQGFNWGNRTATTRWNHIFGKRLFSNFTVFFSDYDYVLAFGEDQNDQFDWNSRIRTYDFKPEFTFFLNPNNELAFGGEVALEVFDPANAKVTSDGETVPFRLDEKYAIESALYLSNNQKIGKNLQVEYGLRFSHYSLIGPGTAYYYDDAPAGERKPLNHEQEYDQGEVIQSYNNLEPRLSAKYMINIKNSVKLSYNKTAQYIHLISNTTASNPLDVWTPSSNNIKPQTGHQLAAGWFRNLGPNNDYEVSIESYYRLTYNQIDYIDGAELLINEYLEGDLLSGDGRAYGLELMVKKNTGKLTGWVSYTAARTELQVDGINDGNWYPTRYDQLHNFKVAAFYALTDRISLSTNFTFVSGTPTTYPKSKYVIQGSYVVPQNNADSRNNVRIPNYHRLDISATFELGKPVPNKRFHSELVVSAYNVYARRNPFSIYFTQEDVRPVNYQLPQTEARQVSIIGTIIPSISYNFRF comes from the coding sequence ATGAGAAAAATCTTATTGGTTCATCTCTTGCTAGGATGGGCATTGACGGGTATTGCCCAGGACTATACCGTCAGTGGCTATATCAAAGATGCCAGCAATGGAGAAACACTCATCGGTGCAACTGTCGTAGTAGAAGGCACCTCCAATGGAGTGGTCACCAACGTCTATGGCTTTTATTCCCTCACGTTGCCTGCTGGCCAATATCAAATCCAAGCCCGCTACATTGGCTATGACAACCGCACACAAACTGTAGACCTCAGCCAAAGTGATCAACGTCTCGACGTAGAATTAAGCGAAGGAGGAACACAGCTTGAAGAGGTCGTAGTAAGTTCCACCGCTGATGATGCCAACGTCACCGACCTACAAATGAGTAGCAACAAGCTAGACATAGAGACGATCACAAAAATTCCTTCATTCATGGGAGAAGCAGATGTAATCCGCAGTCTGCAGCTGGTCCCTGGTGTCGCAACTGTAGGAGAAGGTGCCTCGGGGTTCAACGTACGTGGAGGCAGTGTAGGGCAAAACATGGTGCTGCTCGACGAAGCGCCTGTCTACAACTCATCTCACTTGCTGGGTTTCTTTTCGGTTTTCAACCCGGATGCAGTCAAAGATGTCAATTTGATCAAAGGAGGGATACCTGCTCGCTATGGGGGGCGCATCTCCTCGGTACTGGATATCCGCATGAAAGAAGGTAACAACAAGAAGTTTCAAGCGCAAGGCGGTATCGGTACGATTTTTAGCCGACTGGCTATCGAGGGCCCTTTGGTCAAGGACAAGGCCTCCTTTGTCCTCGCTGCTAGACGCTCCTACATAGACGTCTTGGCACGGCCCTTCACTGATGTCTTTGACGGAGGAGCAGCGCTCAATTTCTACGACCTGACACTAAAAGCCAACTACAACATCAACCCCAACAACCGAGTCTTTGTCTCTGGCTACTTGGGCAGAGACAACTTCAAGTTTGACAAGGAACAGGGTTTCAACTGGGGCAACCGAACAGCCACCACTCGCTGGAACCACATATTTGGCAAACGCCTTTTCTCCAACTTCACCGTCTTCTTCAGTGATTATGATTACGTCCTCGCTTTTGGTGAAGATCAAAATGATCAATTCGATTGGAACTCCCGCATTCGTACTTATGATTTCAAACCTGAGTTTACGTTCTTTTTGAACCCAAACAATGAACTCGCCTTTGGCGGTGAAGTCGCCCTAGAAGTCTTCGACCCTGCCAACGCCAAGGTCACGAGCGACGGGGAAACTGTCCCTTTTAGACTGGATGAGAAATACGCCATCGAATCTGCCCTCTACCTTTCCAACAACCAAAAAATAGGCAAAAACCTACAAGTAGAATACGGGTTAAGGTTTTCACACTATTCGCTCATAGGACCTGGCACAGCCTACTACTATGATGACGCTCCCGCTGGCGAAAGAAAACCCCTCAACCATGAACAAGAATACGATCAAGGCGAAGTGATCCAAAGCTATAACAACCTTGAGCCTAGGCTATCTGCCAAGTACATGATCAACATCAAAAACAGTGTCAAACTCAGCTACAACAAAACAGCACAATATATCCATCTCATATCCAATACTACCGCCTCCAATCCCCTAGATGTATGGACACCAAGTAGCAACAACATCAAACCCCAAACAGGGCACCAATTGGCCGCTGGATGGTTTCGAAATCTCGGCCCCAACAACGATTATGAAGTCTCTATAGAGAGTTATTATCGCCTAACTTACAACCAGATTGACTACATCGATGGAGCTGAACTACTCATCAACGAGTACCTTGAAGGAGATCTGCTCAGTGGTGATGGTCGTGCTTATGGCCTAGAACTCATGGTCAAGAAAAATACAGGAAAACTCACTGGATGGGTCAGCTACACTGCAGCTCGTACCGAACTCCAAGTAGACGGTATCAACGACGGCAACTGGTACCCGACACGCTACGACCAACTGCACAACTTCAAAGTAGCGGCATTCTACGCACTGACAGACCGTATCTCCCTCTCGACCAACTTCACCTTCGTCTCAGGCACTCCGACAACCTACCCCAAATCCAAATACGTGATACAGGGCTCCTATGTCGTGCCCCAAAACAACGCCGATAGCCGAAACAATGTCCGTATCCCAAACTATCACAGACTCGACATATCTGCCACCTTCGAATTAGGCAAGCCAGTACCGAACAAACGGTTTCATAGTGAGCTAGTCGTCTCTGCTTACAACGTCTATGCACGTAGAAACCCATTTTCCATCTACTTCACCCAAGAAGACGTACGACCTGTCAACTACCAACTTCCCCAGACGGAAGCAAGACAAGTGTCTATCATCGGCACCATCATTCCTTCCATCTCGTATAACTTTAGATTTTAA
- a CDS encoding DUF1801 domain-containing protein, which translates to MQSKASTVQQYLDELPDDRRLQISQIRELILSHLPNGYVETMNWGMISYEIPLDIYPDTYNKKPLLYAALASQKRHMAVYLSGVYCDKRLKQKFENDYQASGKKLDMGKSCVRFTKIENLPLDVIGEAIAAVEVEDFIRHCQAQHRK; encoded by the coding sequence ATGCAAAGTAAAGCCTCCACCGTACAACAATACCTCGACGAGCTCCCAGACGACCGACGCCTCCAAATCTCCCAAATCCGCGAACTCATCTTGTCTCATCTCCCAAACGGCTATGTTGAAACCATGAACTGGGGCATGATTTCCTATGAGATCCCCTTGGACATCTATCCTGATACCTACAACAAGAAACCTCTTCTCTATGCAGCACTTGCTTCCCAAAAAAGGCACATGGCAGTGTACCTCAGTGGGGTATACTGTGATAAACGCTTGAAACAGAAGTTTGAAAACGACTACCAAGCCTCTGGCAAAAAGCTAGATATGGGGAAATCCTGTGTCCGGTTCACCAAAATCGAAAACTTACCTCTAGATGTCATCGGTGAAGCCATCGCGGCTGTAGAGGTAGAAGATTTTATCCGCCATTGCCAAGCTCAGCATAGAAAATAA